GGCATCGTTGCAGGAGGGTGGGCGGCTGATTTATCTGGGCGCGGGGACCAGCGGCCGTTTGGGCGTGCTGGATGCCTCAGAGTGCCCGCCGACGTTTGGTGTGCCACACGGGCTGGTTATCGGGCTGATTGCTGGTGGGCCGGGCGCGTTACTTAAGGCAGTTGAAGGTGCGGAAGACGACCCTGCACTCGGTGAGGCGGATTTAAAAGCGCTGGATGTCACCGCTGCCGATATGGTTGTTGGCCTTGCGGCATCAGGCCGAACGCCGTATGTGATTGGCGCATTGCGCTATGCGCGTGACGTTGGCTGCCGGACGGCGGCGATCTCCTGTAATCCGCATTCACCCATTGCACTGGAAGCGCAGGTGGCGATTTCTCCGGTGGTTGGCCCGGAAGCGTTAACGGGGTCGACGCGGTTGAAGTCAGGAACGGCGCAAAAATTGGTCCTAAATATGATTTCTACTGGCGCAATGGTTAAGCTGGGGAAGGTGTACCAGAATTTGATGGTGGATGTGAAGGCAACCAACGTGAAGCTGTTAGACCGGGCTTGCCGCATCGTTGTTGAAGCAACGGGAGCCGAGCGGGAGCAAGCGCAGCAGGCGCTGGTGCAGGCGGATAATGAGGTTAAGCCTGCAATTCTGATGCTTCTGGCTAACATTGACGTGGTAGCGGCGCGTGAGCGCCTGAAACAGCACAACGGTTATCTGCGTGAAGCGCTAATTGGCGG
This genomic interval from Pectobacterium aquaticum contains the following:
- the murQ gene encoding N-acetylmuramic acid 6-phosphate etherase; protein product: MRSDVMDGENLNLGKLVSETRNPATMALDQLSTLEMMHAFNQEDRKVPEAIARVLPAIAEAVDLATASLQEGGRLIYLGAGTSGRLGVLDASECPPTFGVPHGLVIGLIAGGPGALLKAVEGAEDDPALGEADLKALDVTAADMVVGLAASGRTPYVIGALRYARDVGCRTAAISCNPHSPIALEAQVAISPVVGPEALTGSTRLKSGTAQKLVLNMISTGAMVKLGKVYQNLMVDVKATNVKLLDRACRIVVEATGAEREQAQQALVQADNEVKPAILMLLANIDVVAARERLKQHNGYLREALIGG